In the genome of Taurinivorans muris, one region contains:
- the panC gene encoding pantoate--beta-alanine ligase has protein sequence MEIIATLNEIKARCRELKKQGKTIALVPTMGYLHAGHISLITKAKELADIVVVSRFVNPTQFAPNEDLDAYPNDPDRDHAATEKAGTDILFEPPANAMYHPDHATWVEVPELAKGLCGVTRPTHFRGVCTVVTKLFNLIQPDFACFGEKDYQQLTIIRRMVRDLNMPVEIVGCPLVRESDGLAMSSRNAYLTEEERALAPHIRKGLLLLKEKAEQGEHSAKNLHAFFAGYIKENIPMARIDYCSMVDKDNLENVETLKGSAVVAVAVYLGKARLLDNISITK, from the coding sequence ATGGAAATTATTGCGACACTCAATGAAATCAAGGCACGCTGCAGGGAACTGAAAAAGCAAGGCAAAACCATAGCTCTTGTGCCAACTATGGGCTATCTCCATGCGGGACATATTTCTTTAATAACGAAAGCAAAAGAACTTGCCGATATTGTCGTTGTCAGCCGTTTTGTCAACCCGACGCAATTTGCGCCGAACGAAGATTTGGACGCGTATCCGAACGACCCGGACCGTGACCATGCCGCCACGGAAAAAGCCGGCACGGATATTTTGTTCGAACCGCCGGCAAACGCCATGTATCACCCGGACCATGCGACATGGGTCGAGGTGCCGGAGCTTGCCAAGGGTTTGTGCGGCGTGACCCGTCCGACCCATTTCCGCGGTGTCTGCACTGTGGTTACAAAGCTTTTCAACCTTATCCAGCCTGATTTCGCCTGCTTCGGTGAAAAGGATTATCAGCAGCTGACCATTATCCGCCGCATGGTGCGTGATCTGAATATGCCGGTGGAAATTGTCGGCTGTCCGCTTGTGCGTGAAAGCGACGGACTTGCCATGAGCTCCCGCAACGCTTATCTTACCGAAGAGGAGCGGGCTCTCGCACCCCATATCCGCAAAGGGCTTTTGCTTTTGAAAGAAAAAGCGGAACAAGGCGAACATTCCGCAAAAAACCTTCATGCGTTTTTTGCCGGCTATATAAAGGAAAATATCCCCATGGCGCGCATTGATTACTGCAGCATGGTGGATAAGGACAATTTGGAAAATGTCGAAACCCTGAAAGGAAGCGCTGTTGTCGCTGTTGCTGTATATCTCGGCAAAGCGCGCCTTTTGGATAATATTTCAATAACAAAATAA
- a CDS encoding YkgJ family cysteine cluster protein: MSQIESVELEEIFLEYEVLAAQVDKLFQDVQSKYPEEVACTRTCSDCCHALFDLSLVEAMAVNRAFHEKFGFGAERSKIMERAGDADRTLTRLKYQYFRNAQCGMSDADIMEKAAHEKVRCPLLGDDDLCMLYEHRPLTCRIYGVPTAIKGKGHVCGKCRFDKGGKYPTLQLDRIQDKLAGLSHKITKAIGSGYKDLHSVYVPVSMALMNKYDEEYLGVKQDGKPKKKLKSPLE, encoded by the coding sequence ATGTCACAAATAGAAAGTGTGGAACTTGAAGAAATTTTTTTGGAATACGAGGTGCTTGCGGCGCAAGTCGACAAGCTCTTTCAGGACGTGCAGTCAAAATACCCGGAAGAAGTCGCCTGCACCAGGACATGCAGCGACTGCTGCCATGCTCTTTTTGATTTGTCCCTTGTGGAAGCCATGGCGGTAAACCGCGCTTTTCATGAGAAATTCGGGTTCGGGGCGGAACGCTCCAAAATAATGGAAAGGGCTGGTGATGCGGACAGGACGCTGACCCGTTTGAAATACCAGTATTTCAGAAATGCGCAGTGCGGCATGAGCGATGCGGATATTATGGAAAAAGCCGCCCATGAAAAGGTGCGCTGCCCTCTTTTGGGTGACGACGACCTTTGTATGCTTTATGAACACCGCCCTCTGACATGCCGTATTTATGGCGTGCCGACCGCCATTAAAGGCAAGGGGCATGTTTGCGGAAAGTGCCGTTTCGACAAGGGCGGCAAATATCCTACCTTGCAGCTTGACAGGATACAGGACAAGCTTGCGGGCTTAAGCCATAAGATAACGAAAGCCATAGGTTCCGGATATAAGGATTTGCATTCTGTTTATGTGCCTGTTTCCATGGCGTTAATGAATAAGTACGATGAGGAATATCTTGGCGTGAAGCAAGATGGGAAACCCAAGAAGAAACTGAAATCCCCTCTGGAATAG
- a CDS encoding tetratricopeptide repeat protein: MKERYDSLDEYIADLQAEIAQSDNCANHFYQLGMAMLAKHDYVEAESAFLNAVRLSPRLAEGFVQLGGLCLQRGDYEGCLRYNTEASNIRAKYAVPQANIGFCHLQMGDIKKAKSALIKALKWDPEFLQARTTLASAYFMEGNYDACIEESSAVIKAQPVFGPAWNNLALAYFEKEEFKKAAEAVEQAQKCGYEVHPDFVRQVREKA; the protein is encoded by the coding sequence ATGAAAGAAAGATATGATTCATTAGATGAATATATTGCTGATTTGCAGGCGGAAATCGCCCAAAGCGACAATTGCGCCAATCATTTTTATCAACTCGGCATGGCAATGCTTGCGAAGCATGATTATGTCGAGGCGGAAAGCGCCTTTTTAAATGCCGTGCGTTTATCCCCCCGTCTTGCGGAAGGTTTTGTCCAGCTTGGCGGGCTTTGTTTGCAGCGCGGCGATTATGAGGGCTGTTTGCGGTACAATACCGAAGCTTCCAATATCAGGGCTAAATATGCCGTACCGCAGGCGAATATCGGTTTTTGCCATTTGCAGATGGGCGATATAAAAAAAGCGAAATCAGCGCTTATAAAAGCTTTGAAATGGGATCCGGAATTTTTGCAGGCGAGAACGACTTTGGCTTCCGCGTATTTTATGGAAGGCAATTATGATGCGTGCATTGAAGAAAGCAGCGCAGTCATTAAGGCACAGCCGGTTTTCGGACCTGCCTGGAATAATTTGGCGCTTGCCTATTTTGAAAAAGAAGAATTTAAAAAAGCCGCCGAGGCTGTGGAACAGGCTCAAAAATGCGGTTATGAAGTTCATCCCGATTTTGTAAGGCAAGTCCGGGAAAAAGCATAA
- the thrC gene encoding threonine synthase: MSSFPVIRHEMEYVCTKCNARHSIDELLYTCPSCGGVLLLNDRDFAEYKKIPGKKWQKLFDERRASDCQALKGIFRYYELMAPVLEEEDIVYLGDGHSPVILASKELRENLGIDFAFKHEGQNPSASFKDRGMAGVFSYLRAMVRKHGWDDILTVCASTGDTSAAAALYGAYVGSPIKTVVLLPEGKVTPQQLSQPLGSGATVLQIPGVFDDCMKVVEHLASHYRVALLNSKNSWRILGQESYAYEVAQEYRWNMKNKALFVPIGNAGNITAIMSGFIKMKKLDIIDELPRIFGVQSHHADPVYQYYHQVKENRVYHPVEVKPSVAQAAMIGNPVSFPRVQKLAAEYEALGGNFNVVQVREQDIMNAMIIANRHGHIACTQGGECLAGLFHAKQQGKIAHEFAILDATAHALKFSGFQEMYFENTFPPEFGVVPKENLCNRPHSVISEERKKSLSAGEYAEEAARNIAGFMGLAKR, encoded by the coding sequence ATGTCTTCTTTTCCGGTTATCCGCCATGAAATGGAATATGTCTGCACAAAATGCAATGCCCGCCACAGTATTGACGAGCTTTTGTATACCTGCCCGTCCTGCGGGGGAGTGCTTTTGCTGAACGATAGGGATTTTGCCGAATATAAAAAAATACCGGGCAAAAAATGGCAGAAACTTTTTGATGAGCGCCGCGCGAGCGACTGTCAGGCGTTAAAAGGAATTTTCCGTTATTATGAACTCATGGCTCCCGTGCTGGAAGAAGAGGACATTGTTTATCTTGGCGATGGGCACAGTCCGGTTATTTTGGCTTCAAAGGAATTGAGGGAAAATTTAGGCATTGATTTCGCTTTCAAGCACGAGGGACAAAATCCCTCCGCTTCTTTTAAAGACAGGGGCATGGCGGGCGTATTCAGCTATTTGCGCGCTATGGTGCGTAAACACGGCTGGGACGATATTCTGACCGTCTGCGCTTCAACCGGCGACACTTCCGCCGCGGCGGCCCTGTACGGAGCGTACGTGGGAAGTCCCATAAAAACAGTGGTTCTTTTGCCGGAAGGGAAAGTGACTCCGCAGCAGCTGTCACAGCCTTTGGGAAGCGGGGCGACGGTTCTGCAGATTCCGGGGGTTTTTGACGACTGCATGAAAGTTGTGGAGCATTTGGCAAGCCATTACCGTGTCGCGCTTTTAAATTCCAAAAACAGCTGGCGTATTTTGGGGCAGGAATCCTATGCTTACGAAGTCGCCCAGGAATACCGCTGGAATATGAAGAATAAAGCCCTCTTCGTGCCTATCGGCAACGCAGGCAACATCACGGCGATCATGTCCGGGTTCATCAAAATGAAAAAACTGGATATCATTGACGAACTGCCCCGTATTTTCGGGGTGCAGTCCCACCATGCCGACCCTGTGTACCAATATTACCACCAAGTGAAAGAAAACCGGGTTTATCACCCCGTGGAGGTGAAGCCCAGCGTCGCCCAAGCCGCGATGATCGGAAACCCGGTGTCTTTTCCCCGTGTGCAAAAGCTTGCGGCGGAGTATGAAGCGCTTGGCGGCAATTTCAATGTGGTGCAGGTAAGGGAACAGGATATCATGAATGCGATGATCATTGCCAACAGACACGGGCATATCGCCTGCACGCAGGGCGGGGAATGTCTTGCAGGTTTGTTCCATGCGAAACAGCAGGGAAAAATCGCCCATGAATTCGCCATTCTTGATGCGACAGCCCATGCATTGAAGTTTTCCGGTTTTCAGGAAATGTATTTTGAAAATACGTTTCCTCCGGAGTTCGGCGTCGTTCCGAAAGAAAATTTATGCAACAGACCGCATTCCGTTATTTCCGAAGAAAGGAAAAAAAGCCTTTCCGCCGGGGAATACGCGGAAGAAGCCGCCCGAAACATTGCCGGGTTCATGGGCTTGGCAAAGCGGTAG
- a CDS encoding ATP-binding protein — MGYMASVDADKCIGCGECIDICPVSLYELVDGKSVAKNPEECLGCESCTGVCEQDAITITEA; from the coding sequence ATGGGTTATATGGCTAGCGTAGACGCTGATAAATGTATCGGCTGCGGCGAATGTATCGATATTTGTCCTGTAAGCCTTTATGAACTTGTTGATGGTAAAAGTGTTGCTAAAAATCCTGAAGAATGCCTTGGCTGCGAATCCTGCACGGGCGTTTGCGAACAAGACGCTATTACCATTACTGAAGCATAA
- a CDS encoding malic enzyme-like NAD(P)-binding protein, with product MALYTDKEALDYHKFPRKGKVEVLPTVLCDTQKDLSVAYSPGVAVPCMEIHEDEKKVDVYTGRANLVAVVSNGTAVLGLGNIGAKASKPVMEGKGLLFKMFADVDVFDIELSEKDPKKICQIVKALEPTFGGINLEDIKAPECFYIEERLKKEMNIPVFHDDQHGTAVISGAGLINACELTKRKISSCKIVISGAGAAAIACANFYVSLGVKRKNIFMFDSKGLIHQGRTDLNKYKKRYAQKNPCTMAEAMRGADVFLGLSKKGVIDGDMLKTMNPQPLIFACANPDPEITYDEAKKAVPDCIIGTGRSDYPNQINNVSGFPFLFRGALDVGATEINEAMKIAAAYALAGLAKEKHIPEEVKKAYGGQEFKFGTEYIIPKPLDPRILEWETVAVAKAAMESGIAARPIEDFAKYKKELRSRVENCRKRAKAVYPFYK from the coding sequence ATGGCTCTCTATACCGATAAAGAAGCTCTTGATTACCATAAGTTCCCCCGCAAGGGCAAAGTTGAAGTTCTTCCCACTGTTTTGTGCGATACGCAGAAAGATTTGTCTGTCGCCTATTCCCCCGGGGTTGCCGTTCCCTGCATGGAAATCCATGAAGACGAGAAAAAAGTCGATGTCTACACAGGCAGGGCGAACCTTGTCGCCGTTGTTTCCAACGGAACGGCGGTGCTCGGACTTGGCAATATCGGAGCGAAAGCTTCCAAGCCCGTGATGGAAGGCAAGGGGCTTTTATTTAAAATGTTTGCCGATGTTGATGTGTTCGATATCGAGCTTTCCGAAAAAGACCCTAAAAAAATTTGTCAGATCGTCAAAGCCCTTGAGCCGACATTCGGCGGTATCAATCTGGAAGATATCAAAGCGCCCGAATGCTTTTATATTGAAGAACGCTTGAAAAAAGAAATGAATATTCCCGTTTTCCATGATGACCAGCACGGTACGGCGGTTATTTCCGGAGCGGGGCTTATCAACGCCTGCGAGCTGACCAAAAGAAAAATATCCTCTTGTAAAATCGTTATTTCCGGAGCCGGTGCGGCTGCCATCGCCTGCGCCAATTTTTACGTGTCGCTCGGCGTCAAACGTAAAAATATCTTTATGTTCGATTCCAAAGGGCTTATTCACCAAGGCAGAACGGATTTAAATAAATATAAGAAACGGTATGCGCAAAAAAATCCCTGCACTATGGCGGAAGCCATGCGAGGTGCCGATGTTTTTCTCGGACTTTCCAAAAAGGGCGTGATTGACGGGGATATGCTCAAAACCATGAATCCGCAGCCTTTGATTTTCGCCTGCGCAAACCCCGATCCCGAAATCACTTATGACGAGGCGAAAAAGGCGGTGCCGGACTGCATTATCGGCACGGGCAGGAGCGATTACCCCAATCAAATCAATAACGTATCCGGTTTTCCTTTCTTGTTCAGAGGGGCTTTGGATGTCGGGGCGACAGAAATCAATGAAGCTATGAAAATTGCCGCCGCTTACGCCCTTGCGGGGCTTGCCAAGGAAAAGCATATTCCGGAAGAAGTGAAAAAAGCCTACGGCGGGCAGGAATTTAAGTTCGGTACGGAGTATATCATTCCAAAACCTTTGGACCCGAGAATTTTGGAATGGGAAACCGTTGCCGTGGCAAAAGCGGCTATGGAGTCAGGCATTGCCGCCCGTCCCATTGAAGATTTTGCAAAATATAAGAAGGAACTCCGCTCACGGGTTGAAAACTGCCGTAAACGCGCGAAAGCCGTTTATCCTTTTTATAAGTAA
- a CDS encoding radical SAM mobile pair protein B, which translates to MNTPLIREIQTKNILSKSNLPVCEYSANPYTGCTHGCRYCYASFMKRFTGHTEPWGTFLDVKTWTEISNPQKYAGKELFIGSVTDPYLPQEKHYKRTRALLEQLKGSGIKISIATKSDLILRDLDLLKTFPEARISWSVNTLDENFKNDMDNAVSIERRLAAMETFHQAGIRTTCFISPIFPELTDIKAIIRRAKKHCNLIWLENLNLRGDYKTVIMKYIQNSHPELLPLYQEIYDKGNRNYWEQLNMKLKKYAAKIGLDYATNNDNIKLPFEAPPVIVNYFYHEQIKKSAKKSGCTVFSD; encoded by the coding sequence ATGAACACACCGCTTATTAGAGAAATCCAAACAAAAAACATTCTCAGCAAATCCAATCTGCCCGTATGCGAATATTCCGCCAATCCCTATACGGGCTGCACCCATGGCTGCCGCTATTGCTATGCCTCTTTCATGAAGCGCTTCACCGGTCACACCGAACCATGGGGAACGTTTTTAGATGTCAAAACATGGACTGAAATCAGCAATCCCCAAAAATATGCAGGCAAAGAATTGTTTATCGGTTCCGTTACCGACCCATACCTGCCGCAGGAAAAGCATTACAAGCGCACACGCGCCTTACTGGAACAGCTGAAAGGAAGCGGCATAAAAATCAGCATTGCGACAAAAAGCGATTTAATCCTGCGGGATTTGGATTTGCTCAAAACATTCCCCGAAGCCCGTATTTCATGGTCTGTCAACACATTGGACGAAAATTTTAAAAATGATATGGACAATGCGGTCAGTATTGAACGGCGGCTTGCGGCAATGGAAACGTTTCACCAGGCAGGCATCCGCACAACCTGCTTCATTTCTCCCATATTTCCCGAACTTACCGATATAAAAGCCATCATACGGCGCGCAAAAAAACACTGCAATCTGATTTGGCTGGAAAATCTCAATCTGCGGGGCGACTATAAAACAGTAATTATGAAATACATACAAAACAGCCACCCGGAACTGCTGCCCCTCTATCAGGAAATTTATGATAAAGGAAACCGTAATTATTGGGAACAGCTGAACATGAAATTAAAAAAATACGCCGCAAAAATCGGGCTTGATTATGCAACAAACAATGACAATATAAAACTCCCCTTTGAAGCACCGCCAGTGATTGTCAATTATTTTTACCATGAACAAATTAAAAAATCCGCAAAGAAAAGCGGCTGCACGGTATTTTCAGATTGA
- a CDS encoding CinA family protein, with translation MSDFIAGMPASQDKTLGSSLAENSAKNALFDFYRMSACLSHELGILLPQFKMRLAVAESCTSGLLGAAVTQISGASAWFEGGVLTYSNELKHSLLGVEKKVLKTFGAVSIPTVCQMAGGVCSAAKSHIGLSVSGIAGPNGGNDEKPVGTVFIGLSLPKDFSVLRKKIKIKKGQALENGMEQNWLKSCQLMKHIYLQNESKPVLLGAFETRARHFLFEGNRESIRQSAVLMALYFAYENLID, from the coding sequence ATGAGCGATTTCATAGCGGGCATGCCCGCTTCCCAAGATAAGACATTAGGCTCAAGCCTTGCGGAAAATTCCGCCAAAAATGCGCTTTTCGATTTTTACCGCATGAGCGCCTGCCTGAGCCATGAACTCGGCATTCTTCTGCCTCAATTCAAAATGCGTCTGGCAGTTGCTGAATCCTGCACAAGCGGATTGCTCGGAGCCGCTGTCACGCAAATAAGCGGCGCAAGCGCATGGTTTGAGGGCGGAGTTTTGACGTACAGCAACGAGCTTAAACATTCTCTTTTGGGCGTTGAAAAAAAAGTCCTCAAAACCTTCGGGGCTGTCAGCATTCCAACTGTCTGCCAAATGGCGGGCGGGGTCTGTTCCGCTGCCAAAAGCCATATCGGGCTGTCCGTTTCGGGCATTGCCGGTCCGAACGGCGGAAATGACGAAAAACCGGTAGGCACTGTCTTTATCGGGCTGTCCTTACCTAAGGACTTTTCCGTATTACGCAAAAAAATCAAAATCAAAAAAGGGCAGGCGCTTGAAAACGGCATGGAACAAAATTGGCTCAAATCCTGCCAGCTCATGAAGCATATTTATCTGCAAAACGAAAGCAAGCCCGTACTCTTAGGAGCGTTTGAAACTCGGGCGAGACATTTTCTTTTTGAAGGCAACAGGGAAAGCATACGCCAAAGTGCCGTGCTCATGGCGCTTTACTTCGCCTATGAAAACCTCATTGACTGA
- a CDS encoding DMT family transporter: MNLNIQKCIPHLALVIGMTAWASSFIGLKFALTAYTPFEVIAGRMLISSLICLPFLKPLITHMTRKNFPVLLGGVLCEPCLYFLFETSALRYTSSAQAGMVLAIMPLCVGFCAWIFLKEKQSVHAWAGFILAFLGVFWLSFSGETSQAVPNPFLGNMLELGAVFCGVGYTLACRNLSAAMSPWVYTAAMSFGGVLFYLPLTFLPLEFSPVTLDVSIPDWLPLFSIFYLGVVVSLLGYGFYNYGVSKLSATEAAAYINLIPVITLVIGVLFLEERLTTTQYFASLAILGGMLLSQYKAKKELP; the protein is encoded by the coding sequence ATGAATTTAAACATACAAAAATGCATTCCCCACCTAGCCCTCGTTATCGGCATGACAGCTTGGGCGAGTTCCTTCATCGGGCTGAAATTCGCTTTGACGGCGTATACGCCTTTCGAAGTCATTGCGGGACGCATGCTTATTTCAAGCCTTATCTGCCTGCCCTTTCTCAAACCTCTCATCACCCATATGACAAGGAAGAATTTCCCCGTCCTGTTGGGCGGTGTCCTTTGCGAACCCTGCCTTTATTTTCTTTTTGAAACTTCCGCCCTGCGGTATACGTCTTCCGCCCAAGCGGGCATGGTTCTCGCCATAATGCCCCTTTGCGTAGGCTTCTGCGCTTGGATATTCCTTAAGGAAAAACAAAGCGTCCACGCATGGGCAGGCTTCATTCTCGCCTTTTTAGGCGTTTTTTGGCTTTCTTTCAGCGGGGAAACAAGCCAGGCTGTTCCCAATCCTTTTTTAGGAAATATGCTTGAACTCGGAGCGGTTTTTTGCGGAGTGGGCTATACGCTCGCTTGCCGTAACCTTTCCGCCGCCATGAGTCCCTGGGTTTACACGGCAGCCATGAGCTTCGGAGGCGTTCTTTTTTATCTTCCCCTCACCTTTCTGCCTCTTGAATTCAGCCCTGTCACCCTTGATGTTTCCATTCCGGACTGGCTTCCCTTGTTTTCCATTTTTTATTTGGGCGTTGTTGTCAGCCTGCTTGGCTACGGCTTTTATAATTACGGCGTTTCCAAGCTTTCCGCAACGGAAGCCGCCGCCTATATCAACCTGATTCCTGTCATCACCCTTGTTATCGGCGTGCTTTTTTTGGAAGAACGCCTGACAACGACACAATATTTCGCCTCCCTCGCCATTTTGGGAGGCATGCTTCTTAGCCAATACAAAGCGAAAAAGGAACTTCCATGA